In a genomic window of Chryseobacterium sp. G0162:
- the aspS gene encoding aspartate--tRNA ligase, protein MFRSHTNGELSLKNLNEEVTLSGWVQTIRDKGFMIWVDLRDRYGITQLVFDQERSSAQLMEEAKKLGREFVIQATGKVIERVSKNPNIPTGEIELLVEKLTILNDSQLPPFTIEDETDGGEELRMKYRYLDIRRNPVKDKLIFRHKMAQKVRNYLSDEGFIEVETPVLIKSTPEGARDFVVPSRMNPGQFYALPQSPQTFKQLLMVGGMDKYFQIVKCFRDEDLRADRQPEFTQIDCEMAFVEQEDVMNVFEGMTKTLIKDITGQEFGDFPRMTFAEAMQKYGNDKPDIRFGMEFVELNELVKGKDFKIFDDAELVVGINVEGCADYTRKQIDELVDWVKRPQVGASGMVWAKFQHDGVKTSSVNKFYNEEDLAKIIEKFVAKEGDLMLILSGNENKVRAQLSALRMELGNRLGLRKGNVFAPLWVVDFPLLEWDEDTERFHAMHHPFTSPKPEDIHLLETDPGKARANAYDMVLNGNEIGGGSIRIFDRDLQSKMFDLLGFSKEEAEAQFGFLMNAFKYGAPPHGGLAFGFDRLVAILDGNEVIRDYIAFPKNNSGRDVMIDAPASIADAQLDELELKLDLKA, encoded by the coding sequence ATGTTTCGATCACACACCAACGGAGAGCTATCTCTGAAAAATCTGAATGAAGAAGTTACACTATCAGGATGGGTACAGACTATCCGTGATAAAGGATTTATGATTTGGGTAGATCTTCGAGATCGTTACGGAATTACCCAGCTGGTATTTGACCAGGAGCGTTCTTCTGCACAATTGATGGAAGAAGCTAAAAAATTAGGCCGTGAATTCGTTATTCAGGCTACCGGAAAAGTAATTGAGAGAGTAAGTAAAAACCCTAATATTCCTACAGGAGAAATTGAACTTTTAGTTGAAAAACTAACGATTCTGAACGATTCTCAGCTTCCTCCTTTCACTATTGAAGATGAAACTGACGGTGGAGAGGAATTAAGAATGAAATACCGTTATCTGGATATCAGAAGAAATCCGGTAAAAGATAAATTGATTTTCCGTCACAAGATGGCTCAGAAAGTAAGAAATTATTTATCTGATGAAGGTTTCATCGAAGTGGAAACTCCTGTTTTGATTAAATCTACTCCGGAAGGAGCAAGAGACTTCGTAGTACCAAGCAGAATGAACCCGGGACAGTTTTATGCATTGCCACAGTCTCCACAGACTTTCAAACAGCTTTTGATGGTAGGTGGAATGGATAAATACTTCCAGATTGTAAAATGTTTCCGTGATGAGGATTTAAGAGCAGACAGACAGCCGGAATTTACACAGATCGACTGCGAGATGGCTTTTGTAGAACAGGAAGATGTAATGAATGTTTTCGAAGGAATGACCAAAACGCTTATCAAAGACATTACAGGTCAGGAATTCGGTGATTTCCCAAGAATGACATTCGCAGAAGCGATGCAGAAATACGGAAATGACAAGCCGGACATCCGTTTCGGAATGGAATTCGTAGAGCTTAACGAGCTTGTAAAAGGAAAAGACTTTAAGATATTTGATGATGCTGAATTGGTTGTCGGAATCAATGTAGAAGGATGTGCAGACTATACAAGAAAGCAGATTGATGAACTTGTAGATTGGGTAAAGCGTCCACAGGTTGGAGCTTCAGGAATGGTTTGGGCAAAATTCCAGCATGATGGAGTAAAAACCTCATCAGTAAACAAATTCTACAACGAAGAGGACTTAGCAAAAATCATTGAGAAATTCGTAGCGAAAGAAGGTGACTTAATGTTGATTCTTTCCGGAAACGAAAACAAAGTAAGAGCTCAGCTTTCTGCTTTGAGAATGGAGCTTGGGAACCGCTTAGGATTAAGAAAAGGAAATGTATTTGCACCACTTTGGGTGGTTGACTTCCCTCTATTGGAATGGGATGAAGATACTGAAAGATTCCATGCCATGCACCACCCTTTCACCTCTCCAAAACCTGAAGATATTCACTTATTGGAAACTGATCCTGGAAAAGCAAGAGCCAACGCTTACGATATGGTACTTAACGGTAACGAAATCGGAGGTGGATCTATCAGAATTTTCGACAGAGATCTTCAATCTAAAATGTTTGACCTGTTAGGATTCTCAAAAGAAGAAGCAGAAGCTCAGTTTGGATTCTTAATGAATGCATTTAAATACGGAGCACCGCCACACGGTGGTCTGGCATTCGGATTTGACCGTTTGGTAGCTATTCTGGATGGAAATGAGGTAATCAGAGATTATATTGCATTCCCTAAGAACAATTCCGGGCGTGACGTGATGATTGATGCACCGGCTTCTATTGCTGATGCACAGCTCGATGAATTAGAGTTAAAATTAGATTTAAAAGCATAA
- a CDS encoding 30S ribosomal protein THX produces MGKGDKKSRRGKINSGNYGKRRPRKASKSFVASEEKSKK; encoded by the coding sequence ATGGGAAAAGGAGACAAAAAATCAAGACGAGGTAAGATCAATTCTGGAAACTATGGAAAAAGAAGGCCTAGAAAAGCTTCAAAATCTTTTGTAGCCTCTGAAGAGAAATCTAAAAAGTAA
- a CDS encoding MATE family efflux transporter, whose translation MTRYIDFFKKAFRGEETDFTKVNIRSAVLLLAIPMMLEMAMESVFALVDLYFVGHLKESGFAIQTVGLTESVLSIMYSIAIGMSMAATAMVARRIGEKNPEQASRSAAQVLLVSFAITLVLSILGVVYAEEILILMGSRPEAAAYGKNFTRIMMGSSTIIMLLFLINGIFRGAGNAMIAMKSLWIANIANIILCPILIKGFGPIPAMGLTGAALATTIGRSIGVFYQLYHLLVADTQIRIKLPYFKADYGLIKSIIKIATPGIFQFVIASCSWIFLAELVATTGGENASAGYQTALRLMMFFMLPAWGLSNAASTLVGQNMGANEMLRAEQSVMKTVKYNVIFMVIVSLIFVLFGNFLVSFFTQEIEIKNFAKNALHIMSIGFIFYGIGMVMINAFNGAGDTWTPTWVNLFGFWLFQIPLAYFLSKYLEMGPKGVFISIPAAETLITIVAFILFRKGKWKTVQV comes from the coding sequence ATGACCAGATATATTGACTTTTTCAAGAAAGCCTTTAGAGGAGAAGAAACCGATTTTACGAAGGTAAACATCAGGAGTGCAGTTTTGCTTCTGGCTATACCGATGATGCTAGAAATGGCGATGGAGTCAGTATTTGCACTGGTTGACCTCTATTTTGTGGGACATTTGAAAGAGAGTGGCTTTGCAATTCAGACCGTAGGACTTACGGAGTCTGTACTTTCCATTATGTATTCTATTGCCATTGGGATGAGTATGGCGGCAACAGCAATGGTAGCGAGAAGAATTGGTGAGAAAAATCCGGAACAAGCTTCCCGGAGTGCCGCACAGGTATTGTTGGTTTCATTTGCAATAACTCTTGTTTTAAGTATTTTAGGTGTTGTTTATGCCGAAGAAATTCTGATCCTGATGGGATCAAGACCGGAAGCCGCTGCCTATGGAAAAAACTTTACGAGGATTATGATGGGAAGCAGTACCATTATTATGCTTTTATTCCTTATCAATGGGATTTTTAGAGGAGCAGGTAATGCGATGATTGCAATGAAAAGCTTGTGGATTGCCAATATTGCCAATATCATTCTTTGCCCTATTCTGATTAAGGGTTTTGGGCCTATTCCTGCCATGGGACTTACCGGAGCAGCGTTGGCAACGACTATTGGACGAAGTATCGGAGTATTCTATCAGCTGTATCATCTTTTGGTAGCGGATACGCAGATCCGTATTAAACTTCCTTATTTTAAAGCAGACTATGGGTTAATTAAATCCATCATAAAAATTGCGACTCCAGGAATTTTCCAGTTTGTGATTGCATCATGCAGTTGGATCTTTCTCGCAGAACTGGTGGCTACTACAGGAGGTGAAAATGCCTCTGCCGGTTATCAGACTGCCTTACGATTAATGATGTTCTTTATGCTTCCGGCCTGGGGGCTTAGTAATGCAGCATCCACGTTGGTGGGACAGAATATGGGGGCGAATGAAATGTTGAGAGCAGAACAGTCTGTGATGAAAACGGTAAAATACAATGTGATTTTCATGGTGATTGTAAGTTTAATATTTGTTCTTTTCGGTAATTTCCTGGTGAGTTTCTTTACCCAGGAAATTGAGATCAAGAATTTTGCTAAAAATGCACTTCATATCATGAGTATAGGTTTTATATTCTACGGAATTGGAATGGTAATGATTAATGCCTTTAATGGAGCAGGGGATACCTGGACCCCTACATGGGTGAATCTTTTCGGATTCTGGCTGTTTCAGATTCCCTTAGCTTATTTCCTTTCCAAATACCTGGAAATGGGGCCGAAAGGAGTTTTTATTTCAATCCCGGCCGCAGAGACTTTGATTACTATTGTTGCTTTTATTCTGTTTAGAAAAGGAAAATGGAAAACGGTTCAGGTTTAA